The Serratia nematodiphila DZ0503SBS1 sequence GCAGGAGCTGTTCGAGCTGGCGCGGCTGGAATACGGCGTGGTGAAACCGCAGAAAGAGCCCTTCTCCCTCAGCGAGCTGTTGCAGGACGTGTTCCAAAAGTTCGAGCTGGCGGCGGAGGCGCGTAATCAGCGGCTGCACGCCGATATTGCTCCCGGCATTCCGCCGGTATTCGCCGATCTCAGCATGATTGAGCGGGTGTTGACCAATCTGCTGGACAACGCCATTCGCCATACGCCGCCCGGCGGCGACATCGGCGTGCGGCTGTGGCGGCAGGAAGATCGGGTGATGGTGCAGGTCAGCGACAGCGGCCCCGGCATTCCGCAGACGTTGCGCGCCGATCTGTTCGTGCGGCCGTCTGTCCTGAGCGGCGCCCGGCGCCCTGCGGGCGGGCTGGGGTTAATGATCGTGCGGCGCATTCTGCAGCTGCACGACAGCGATATTCAGCTGATCGAACAACCGCAAAGCGGCGCCTGCTTCCGCTTTGCCATTCCGCCGCGTTAATCCGGCTTAACGGTTATTGCGCTAACGGGAACCACAGGCTGAAAATGAGGCTGGCGGCAGACGCGCGCCCGGTACATTCGGCGCGCACCTCACCGCCGTGCAGCGTCATGATGGCGCGCACGATAGACAGCCCGAGGCCGCTGGCATGGCTGCCGGCGCTGCGCGCGGGATCGGCGCGGTAGAAACGATCGAACAGTTTTTCCAGCTGTGCCGGCGCGATCGGCGGCCCCTGATTGATGACCTGCACCCACCAGGCATCGGCGCGCCGTTCAGCCCGCAATACGATCAGGCTGTTTTCATCGGCATAGCGCACCGCATTGGCCACCAGATTGCTCAGCGCCCGCTGGAACAACATCGCGTCCGCCTTCAGCTCGCCTTCCCCTTCGCAGTTCAGCGCGATGCCGCGTTCTTCCGCCAGCCCTTCGAAGTAATCCGCCACCCGCCGCAGCTCGGCCGCCACATCCAGACGACTGTAGTTCAGCGCGGACTGCGCCTCACCGGCGCGCGCCAGAAACAGGATGTTTTCCACCATGCGCGAAATACGCTCCAGCTCATCCATATTGTTCGACAATAGGGTTTCGTACTCCTCCACGCTGCGGGGTTGATACAGCGCCACCTGACACTGGCCCATCAACGCGCCCACCGGGGTGCGGATCTCATGGGCCAGATCGGCGGAAAACTGCGTCAGCCGCTGATAGCCTTCATTCAACCGATCGAGCATCGCATTAAACGCCCGGGTCAATTGCTGTAACTCCTTCGGCGCCCCCTGTTCACTGAGGCGCGTCGACAATGTATTGGGCGCGATCTCCGACGCCTGCGCCGCCATGCGCCATAGCGGCCGCAATCCGCGGCGCATGACCCCATAGCCCAGCAGCGCAATCAGCAGGAAAGCCACAATGACCGCCGCGACAATGCGCCACAGGTAACGCGCCAGCATTTTCTGTTCGTTGACCATCACGTGCGCGGCGGAAATCTGCAGCAAACTGCCGTCTTCCAGGCGCACCATTGCCGACGCCGCGCGCAGCGGCACCCTCTGCGCCGTTTCCCCGCCGCGCACGGCGGCCAGCGTCTGCGCCTGTTCGGGCGGCGTCGGCGCGATCGGCGGCAGGGCCACCCTGGCCGGATTCACATTGATGAGCGGTTTTTGCCCCGGCATTTGGAAAATCAACACATCCTGTTCATTGCCCAGCATATTTTCGAACAGGCCGTTATTAGCCGTCAGGCGCGCCAAAGGAAAGCGCTGCCCCAATAAATGGCGGAAATACTCTACGCGCCCGGTCACCTGCAGATCGCTGCGGAGCGTCATTTCCTGACGCATGGCGCCGAACAGATACCAGCCCGCCCCGCTCACCACGCAGGCGGCCACCAGCGCGAACAGCATGGCGGTGCGCAGCGTCAGCGACACCGGCCGACGTGAAGCGCGGGCGTTCACGGGCGCGGCTCGCAAACATAGCCGATGCCGCGCACGCTGTGGATCAGCTTGACGTCGAACGGCCGGTCGATTTTGGCGCGCAGGCGTTTGATCGCCACATCAACCACATTAGTGTCGCTGTCGAAATTCATGTCCCACACCTGGGAGGCGATCTGCGTGCGCGACAGCACTTCGCCTTCGCGCCGCACCAGCAGATGCAGCAGCATGAACTCCTTGTTGGTCAACGGGATCACCTGATCCTGGCGCACCGCCCGGCGGCGCAGCACGTCCAACTGCAGATCGGCGATGGCGTAATGATCGGCTTCGCGCGCCGGCCCGCGGCGCAGCAAGGTGCGCAAACGCAGCACCAGCTCGGTAAAGGAAAAGGGTTTGATAAGATAGTCGTCCGCGCCCAGCTCCAGACCGTGGATGCGATCCTGTACGCCATCGCGGGCGGTGAGAAACAGGATCGGCACGTCGCTTTTCTTGCGCAATACCTCGATGATCTGCCAGCCGTCCAGCCCCGGCAGCATCACGTCGAGCACGATCGCATCGTAGTCCTGCTCCAACGCGCGAAACAGCCCGTCGGTGCCGGTGCGCGCCAAATCGACGCCGTAGCCCGCTTCCCCCAGCCCTTTCTTCAGGTAATCCCCTGTGCCGATATCGTCTTCAACTACCAGTATTCGCATGCTCGCCACCTCGTTACGTCTGCAAAAATACTAGCAGCTTCGGCGGACAAACTTGATGACATTAATGTCATCAAACGGCCATGGCGCTGACCCAATGGCTCAACCATGCTTAACCGGCAAACTCATTTCAGGAGAACGTTATGATTACCCGTCATCGTATAGCCGGTTTACTGTTATCCACCTTGCTGCTGTCCAGCGGCTTGGCCGCCGCCGCCCAACCGCCGGGCAAGGTGATTGCGCCGCTGCGCGGCACCATCAGCCAGGTTGCCGACGGCAATCTGCAGCTGACCGATCGCAAGGGCGAGACCCTCAGCGTCAAGCTGAACGATCAGACCAAAGTGCTCAGCGTTTCCAAAGCCACGCTGGACGATATCAAACCGGACAGCTTCATCGGCACCGCCGCCGTGCCGCAGCCGGACGGCACGCTCAAGGCGTTGGAGGTGCATGTGTTCGCCGCCAGCCTGCGCGGCACCGGCGAAGGGCACTCGGCCTGGGAATCCGCCGACGGCAAAGTGGACACCATGACCAACGGCACCGTCGGCAAACTGGTGAAATCCAACGGCCGCACCCTGACCGTCACCTACGGCAACCAGCAGAAAACCGTCGTCGTGCCGGAAGACGTGCCGATCGTGACGCTGGATCCGGGCGATCTGAGCCTGCTGAAACCGGGCGTGCACATCGTGCTGTTCTCCGCCGCCAACGAAAAGGGCGAGCGCATCGCCACCCGCATTTCCGCCGGCAAAGACGGCACCGTGCCGCCGATGTAACCGGAGGAATGCCATGAAGACCAACGCGTCGCCGCCGGTGCATCGCTGGCCGGTTCGCATCACTCATTGGATCAATCTGTTCGCCATGGTGTGCATGTTCATGAGCGGTTGGGAAATCTACAACGCCTCGCCGCTGTTCGATTTCCGCTTTCCGCCGCAGATGACGCTGGGCGGTTGGCTGGGCGGCGCGATTGGTTGGCATTTGGCGGTGATGTGGCTATTGGCGCTCAACGCCGTCTGCTATCTGCTGTGGAGCCTGTTCAGCGGTCATTTTCGCCGCGATCTGTTGCCGCTTCGTATCGGCGCGCTGCGGCAGGATATCTGGCTGGCGTTGACGCTGCGCCTGCGCCACCGGCATGGCCACTATAACGCCATTCAGAAACTGATGTACCTCGGCGTACTGGCGCTGGGCCTATTGCTGGTACTGTCCGGCCTGGCGATTTGGAAGCCGGTTCAGCTGCAGGGATTGGTCGCCCTGTTTGGCGGCTTCGATTTCGCGCGCTACGTGCATTTCTTCGCCATGGCCGGCATCGGTCTGTTCGTGGCGATCCACGTCTTCATGGTGATCGTCGTGCCCAAAACGCTGTGGGCGATGATAACGGGTGGCAAACATGAATGAGAAAAAACCGCGGGCAACCGCGCCAAAACTGGAACCGGACCAAAAAAAGCAGTTGGTCAATCTGCAGCGCCGCCTGATGCTGCGTTCCGGCCTGACGCTGGGCGGCATCGCCATGCTTACCGGTTGCAACCTGCAAGACGGCGATCGGGTGGATAAGGTGCTGTGGGCCATGTCGCGCTGGAACGACCGGGTGCAGGCCTGGCTGTTCAGCGGCCAGCGGCTGGCGCAAACTTATCGGCCGGACCAGATCACCCACCCTTTCCCCTTCAACGCGTTTTACCCGGAATATAACGTCCCCGAGATCGATCTCGCCGGCTATCGGCTTGAGGTCGCGGGGAAAGTGGAGAAAAAAGCGCCCTGGACGCTGGAACAGCTGCAGCGGCTGCCGCAGCAAAGCCAGATCACGCGCCTGATCTGCATTGAGGGCTGGAGCGCCATTGGCCAATGGGGCGGCGTGCCGCTGCGCACCTTTCTGCAGCACGTCGGCGCGGATCTGAATGCCGGTTACGTCGGCTTCAAATGCGCCGATCGTTACTACTCCAGCCTCGACATGGCCACCGCGCTGCACCCGCAGACCATCCTGGCGCTGGATTTCGGCGGCAAGGCGCTGCCGGCGGACTATGGCTACCCGCTGCGGCTGCGCGTGCCAACCAAGTTGGGGTTCAAAAACGCCAAACATATCGCCGCGATCTTCGTCAGCGACGTCAATCCGGGCGGCTATTGGGAAGATCAGGGCTACAACTGGTTCAGCGGTATTTAGTTTTGCGCGGCGCTGCGCATAAGCCTCATCGGCGGCTGGAGGAGCCTCTCCGTCGCGGTTAATAATCAGTTCGTCACAAAGGGGATAACTATAGGAAAAATAATAGTAAAAAGGATTTTATCATGGAGATTGATGTGAGGGAGTCACACACTGGAATAGCAGACACATACAGATATCAGATTGCTGTCAGAAAAGGTGATGGTAAATCGGCCATCTATCATTTGGATTTCAAGAAAATTGGGCAAAACATGCACCATTGGTTTGCCCCAGTGTATGTGGACACTGCTCTCCTCAATAATGCTTTCTCTCTGGAGTTTTATGATGTTAAGGCGTTGAGCGACGCAAACAGGCATCGGCGCTCAGCTTTCGATACCTATACCGCAATGCGTTATACCCTTTTCCAACGCGAACGCTTATTCGTAGTTGGCATCGGGGAAACCCTTCTCAAGTTTGCCTATCAGTATCATGCCAGGCTCATCTTAAGCGCACCGTTAAGGCCAGCATTAGCTAAAATTTATGATTTATTGTTGAAAAAATACGCCCACAAAGGGCATTATTTATACAAAATAGAGTTTATAAAGGACGGCCTCTATGTCATCGAAATCCCGCGTAACCCCCATAGCATCCCACACTTACCAGCAGCACGTTAAGGAACAGCGCCTGAAAGAGATGCAAGCTTTCCACGAAGAGTGGTGGGAACAAAGGCGCCGCGAATGGCGTGAACGCGGCGGCGTTGAAGCCAGTGAACCGCCCGCACGTGGCATCGATACCGAACTTTCATCCTGATCCCGCTTCGTTCTTATTCCTCTTCTCCCGCCGTCAGCAATGCAATCCCCGCGTGCTCAATGGCCTCCCGCGCGGCGGCGGGCAACCCCTCGTCGGTAATGACGGCGTCAAAGGCGGCGATCGGCAGCGCCAGGTAAGTCGCGACCTTGCCGTATTTGGACGTATCGCTGAGCAGAATGCGGCGGCGGCTGGCCTCGACGATGGCCTTCTTCACCATCACCTTGTCTTCGTTCGGCGTCGACAGGCCGCGCATGCTCCACGAAGAGGCGGAGATGAACGCCAGATCGATAAACAGACCGCGCAGCGCCTGCGCCGCCGCTTCGCCGACGCAGGAGCGGTTTTCCCGGCACACGGTGCCGCCGGTGTGGATGATTCGGCACTGGCTGTGTTCGATCAGGAAGCCGGCGATGACAAAGTCGTTGGTCACTACCGTCAAATCGTCACGTTCACCGATCTGTTTCGCCAGCGCCAGCGTGGTGGTGCCGGCATCCAGATAGATACAGCTGTTGGCGGGAATTTGCCGCGCCGCCAGCCGGCCAATGGCGATTTTCTGCCGGCCGAACATCCCCTCTTTGGCCTGGTGCGAAGGTTCGCTCGCCACCCGCTCGGGCGCCTGCACGCCGCCCGAGACCGACTGCACCGAGCCCTGTTCCTCCAGTTTTTGCAAATCACGGCGGATCGTCATGTGCGACACCCCCAGCCGTTCGGTCAGCTCGGCAATGCTGACGACGCCGCGTTCGGATACCAGCGCAAGAATTTGTTGATGGCGTTCTACAGGTATCACGGTTCCCTCTCGTTGCTGCGGTGATAATAATTGTGATTTTACGTCAATTTTCGTTCGCCGATAGCCCTAATTTTTCGCGGCGTGACGGCGCACGCAGTTAGGCCAGGTAAACATAAACTTATTTAAAAACAGAATAGTAATGTTAATTCAGGCCAGAAATCAGACGAAAAATCCGTTTCACATATTGTTAATTATTGTGATATCGATCGCGGATAAACCGTCGTCAAGCGCTTACATTTAACACAACAAAACAAATTATCACTAAAATTAACAGGAGTGCAGTATGACACACCCAGGGAATTATGCCGTCTGCATCATCGGACTGGGCGCGATGGGCATGGGCGCGGCGCGTTCGTGCCTTCGCGCCGGATTGGCCACCTACGGGGCGGACCTGAATCCGCAGGCGCTGGCGACGCTGCAGCAGGCCGGCGCGCAACAAGCGTCTACCAGCGCGTGCGACTTCGCGGCCGAGTTGGACGCCGTGCTGCTGCTGGTGGTGAACGCCGTCCAAGTGAAACAGATCCTGTTCGGCGAACAAGGCCTGGCGCCAAAGCTCAAGCCAGGCACTGCGGTGATGGTCTCTTCGACCATTTCCGCCGATGACGCCAAACAGATCGAGCAACGGCTGCTGGACTACGGGCTACCGATGCCGGACGCGCCGGTTTCCGGCGGAGCGGCCAAGGCGGAGGAAGGCCAGATGACGGTGATGGCCGCCGGCGCCGACGCCACCTTCGAGCGTCTGCAACCCGTGCTGGACGCCATCGCCGGCAAGGTTTATCGCATCGGCGAGACCATCGGTCTGGGCGCGACGGTAAAAATCATCCACCAGCTGTTGGCCGGCGTGCACATCGCCGCCGGAGCGGAAGCCATGGCGTTGGCCGCCCGCGCCGGCATCCCGCTGGACGTGATGTACGACGTGGTCACCCACGCCGCCGGCAACTCCTGGATGTTCGAAAATCGCATGCGCCACGTGGTCGACGGCGACTATACGCCCAAATCGGCGGTGGATATCTTCGTCAAGGATCTGGGGCTGGTGGCGGATACCGCCAGGGCGCTGCACTTCCCGCTGCCGCTGGCCTCCACCGCTTTCACCATGTTTACCGCCGCCAGCAACGCCGGTTACGGTAAAGAAGACGACAGTGCGGTAATCAAAATCTTTGCCGGCATCGATCTGCCGCAAAAAAAGGAGGCGCTCTGATGCTGCTTGGCGTAATCGCGGATGACTTTACCGGCGCGACCGACATCGCCAGTTTTCTGGTGCAAAACGGCCTGCCGACGGTGCAGCTGAACGGCGTGCCGCAGGACGAAACGCAGGTAAACGCACAGGCGGCGGTCATCAGCCTGAAATCGCGTTCCTGCCCGGCAGAACAGGCGGTCGAACTGTCGTTGCAAGCCCTGGCCTGGTTGCAAAAACAGGGCTGCCGCCAGTTCTACTTCAAATACTGCTCCACTTTCGACAGCACCGCACAGGGCAATATCGGCCCGGTGACCGACGCCCTGCTCACTGCGCTGGGGGAAAATTTCACGGTTGTCTCACCGGCGTTGCCGGTAAACGGCCGCACGGTCTATCAGGGCCACCTGTTCGTCGGGGAACAGCTGCTGTCTGAATCCGGCATGCGTCATCACCCGGTCACGCCGATGACCGACAGCAACCTGCTGCGCCTGATGGAATCCCAGGCCGCCGGGCGCTGCGGGCTGGTGACGGCGGCGGAAATGGATCGCGGCGCCGAGGCGGTCAGCGAGAAGCTGCGCCAATTGGCGCAGGAAGGCGTGCGCTACGCGGTGCTGGATACGCTCAACGAGCGGCATCTGCTCATTCAGGGTGAAGCGTTGAAAACGATGAAGCTGGTGACCGGCGGTTCGGGCCTGGCGATCGGTCTGGCGCGGCAATGGGCGCAAAGCGGCGCTCGTTCGGCAGAGGCAGCCGGCGCGCCGCAGGGGGAAAAGGCAGCAGTGCTGTCGGGCTCGTGTTCTGTGATGACTAACCGGCAGGTGGCGCACTACCGCGAGCGCGCTTCGGCGCAGGCCATCGATATCGGCCGTTGCCTCGAACCACAGGCACGCGCCGCCTACGCCGCCGAGTTGGCGCACTGGGCGCAGCATCACGCCGGGGAGGCGCTTGCCCCGCTGATCTACGCCACTGCGCCGCCGGAAGCGCTGCAGCAAACGCAACGGCAGCACGGTGGCGCCGCCAGCGAGGCGGTGGAAGCGCTGTTCGCCGAATTGGTGGTGCAACTGCACCGGTTGGGATTCAGCCGCTTTATCGTCGCCGGCGGCGAAACCTCCGGCGTGGTCACGCAGGCGCTGGGCATTCGCGGCTTCCATATTGGCCCCGGTATTTCTCCCGGCGTTCCCTGGGTGCGCGCCAGCGATCGGGCGATTTCCCTGGCGCTGAAATCAGGCAATTTTGGCGATGAAGCCTTCTTCTCGCGCGCGCAAACGGAGTTTCCAGTATGAGCATGACGACCGAACAGCAAGCGCGCGAAGAGATGGTGCGTCTCGGCGCCTCGTTTTTTCAACGCGGTTACGCCACTGGTTCCGCCGGCAACCTCTCGCTGTTGCTGCCGGACGGCGCGCTGCTGGCGACGCCGACCGGCTCTTGCCTGGGCGAGCTGCAGGCCGATCGCCTGTCTAAAGTGAGCCTGAACGGCGACTGGCTGTCCGGCGACAAGCCGTCGAAAGAGATCAGCTTTCACCGAGCGCTGTATCTGAACAATCCGGAATGCAAAGCGGTGGTGCACCTGCATTGCACCTACCTCACGGCGCTCTCTTGCCTGCAAGGGCTGGACGTCGACAACGCCATCAAACCGTTCACCCCCTATGTGGTGATGCGCGTCGGCAAGGTGCCGGTGGTGCCCTACTATCGCCCTGGCGACGAAAGGCTGGCGCAGGATCTGGCGCGCCTGGCGCCGGCCCACCGCGCCTTTTTACTGGCCAACCACGGGCCGGTGGTGACCGGTAAAGACCTGCGAGCGGCGGCGGACAATACCGAAGAGATGGAAGATGCGGCGCGGCTGATCTTCACCCTCGGCGATCGTCCGATCCGCTATTTGACCGATGATGAAATTGCCGAATTACGGAGCTGACCCATGCCTAAATTTGCCGCCAATTTATCGATGATGTTTAACGAAGTGCCGTTCCTCGAGCGCTTCGCTGCCGCTGCCGAACAAGGCTTCAGCGCGGTGGAATTCCTGTTCCCTTACGAGCATCCCGCTGAGCTGTTGGCCGAAAAGCTGCGCGAGCACGGCCTGCAACAGGTGCTGTTCAATACCGCGCCCGGCGATGTCGCCGCCGGCGAATGGGGGTTGGCGGCGCTGCCGGGCCGCGAGCAAGATGCGCGCGCTGATATCGATCGCGCGCTGGCCTACGCCATCGCCCTTTCCTGTCCCTGCGTGCACCTGATGGCCGGCGTGGTGCCCGCGGGCGCGGATCGGCAACGTTATCTCGACACCTTTATCGCCAATGCGCGCTATGCCGCCGACGCCTTCGCCCCGCACGGCGTCAAGGTGCTGATCGAAGCGCTCAGCCCACCGGTCAAGCCCGACTACCTGTTCGCCAGTCAACATCAGGCGGCGGAGGTGGTGACGGCGATCGAGAGACCGAACGTGTTCATTCAGTTCGACTTTTTCCACGCGCAGTTAGTGGGCGGCAATATCAGCGGGCTGCTGGAGACGCTGGCCGGGCGCTACGCGCATATCCAGATAGCCTCGGTGCCGGATCGTCACGAACCGGACGAGGGCGAACTGAATTACCCATGGCTGTTCGACAGGCTGGATGCGCTCGGCTATCAGGGCTGGATAGGTTGCGAATACCGGCCGCGCGGCGACACCGCCGCCGGGCTCGGCTGGCTGAAGCCTTACCGCTAACGTCGCACGCCGACACCAGGAAAACGATTTTATAACAATGAAACGCACCCGTATCGCCACGCGGCGATCGCGGTGCCCAACGCTTACCCAACGAAAGGCTTTTTTCATGTCTACCTCTCTGCTGTTGCTGATTGCCGTACTCGGCGTGGTGCTGCTGTTATTGATGGTGATTAAGGCGAAGGTGCAACCCTTTGTCGCGCTGTTGGTGGTCAGTCTGCTGGTGGCGTTGGCCAGCGGCATTCCGACCGGTGAAGTGATGAAAGTGATGACCGCCGGGATGGGCGGCGTGCTCGGCTCGGTAACCATCATCATCGGTCTGGGGGCGATGCTCGGGCGCATGATCGAACACTCGGGCGGCGCCGAGTCGCTGGCGCAACGTTTCAGCCAGGGGCTGGGGCCGAAACATACCGTCGCCGCGCTGACCCTCGCCGCATTTATCCTCGGCATTCCGGTCTTCTTCGATGTCGGCTTTATCATTCTGGCGCCGATTATTTACGGCTTCGCCAAGGTCGCCAAAGTGTCGCCGCTGAAGTTCGGCCTGCCGATGGCCGGCGTGATGTTGACGGTACACGTCGCGCTGCCGCCGCACCCCGGCCCGGTCGCCGCCGCCGGCCTGCTCAACGCCGACATCGGTTGGCTGACCATCATCGGCCTCGCGATCTGTATTCCGGTCGGCGCGATCGGCTATTTCGCCGCCAACTACCTCAACCGCAAAACCTATCCGTTATCGATAGAGGTGCTGGAACAGCTGCAGCTGGCGGCGCCGGAGCCG is a genomic window containing:
- a CDS encoding heavy metal sensor histidine kinase, translated to MNARASRRPVSLTLRTAMLFALVAACVVSGAGWYLFGAMRQEMTLRSDLQVTGRVEYFRHLLGQRFPLARLTANNGLFENMLGNEQDVLIFQMPGQKPLINVNPARVALPPIAPTPPEQAQTLAAVRGGETAQRVPLRAASAMVRLEDGSLLQISAAHVMVNEQKMLARYLWRIVAAVIVAFLLIALLGYGVMRRGLRPLWRMAAQASEIAPNTLSTRLSEQGAPKELQQLTRAFNAMLDRLNEGYQRLTQFSADLAHEIRTPVGALMGQCQVALYQPRSVEEYETLLSNNMDELERISRMVENILFLARAGEAQSALNYSRLDVAAELRRVADYFEGLAEERGIALNCEGEGELKADAMLFQRALSNLVANAVRYADENSLIVLRAERRADAWWVQVINQGPPIAPAQLEKLFDRFYRADPARSAGSHASGLGLSIVRAIMTLHGGEVRAECTGRASAASLIFSLWFPLAQ
- a CDS encoding heavy metal response regulator transcription factor, which gives rise to MRILVVEDDIGTGDYLKKGLGEAGYGVDLARTGTDGLFRALEQDYDAIVLDVMLPGLDGWQIIEVLRKKSDVPILFLTARDGVQDRIHGLELGADDYLIKPFSFTELVLRLRTLLRRGPAREADHYAIADLQLDVLRRRAVRQDQVIPLTNKEFMLLHLLVRREGEVLSRTQIASQVWDMNFDSDTNVVDVAIKRLRAKIDRPFDVKLIHSVRGIGYVCEPRP
- a CDS encoding cytochrome b/b6 domain-containing protein, with product MKTNASPPVHRWPVRITHWINLFAMVCMFMSGWEIYNASPLFDFRFPPQMTLGGWLGGAIGWHLAVMWLLALNAVCYLLWSLFSGHFRRDLLPLRIGALRQDIWLALTLRLRHRHGHYNAIQKLMYLGVLALGLLLVLSGLAIWKPVQLQGLVALFGGFDFARYVHFFAMAGIGLFVAIHVFMVIVVPKTLWAMITGGKHE
- a CDS encoding molybdopterin-dependent oxidoreductase is translated as MNEKKPRATAPKLEPDQKKQLVNLQRRLMLRSGLTLGGIAMLTGCNLQDGDRVDKVLWAMSRWNDRVQAWLFSGQRLAQTYRPDQITHPFPFNAFYPEYNVPEIDLAGYRLEVAGKVEKKAPWTLEQLQRLPQQSQITRLICIEGWSAIGQWGGVPLRTFLQHVGADLNAGYVGFKCADRYYSSLDMATALHPQTILALDFGGKALPADYGYPLRLRVPTKLGFKNAKHIAAIFVSDVNPGGYWEDQGYNWFSGI
- the ygbI gene encoding DNA-binding transcriptional repressor YgbI; translation: MIPVERHQQILALVSERGVVSIAELTERLGVSHMTIRRDLQKLEEQGSVQSVSGGVQAPERVASEPSHQAKEGMFGRQKIAIGRLAARQIPANSCIYLDAGTTTLALAKQIGERDDLTVVTNDFVIAGFLIEHSQCRIIHTGGTVCRENRSCVGEAAAQALRGLFIDLAFISASSWSMRGLSTPNEDKVMVKKAIVEASRRRILLSDTSKYGKVATYLALPIAAFDAVITDEGLPAAAREAIEHAGIALLTAGEEE
- the ltnD gene encoding L-threonate dehydrogenase, whose protein sequence is MTHPGNYAVCIIGLGAMGMGAARSCLRAGLATYGADLNPQALATLQQAGAQQASTSACDFAAELDAVLLLVVNAVQVKQILFGEQGLAPKLKPGTAVMVSSTISADDAKQIEQRLLDYGLPMPDAPVSGGAAKAEEGQMTVMAAGADATFERLQPVLDAIAGKVYRIGETIGLGATVKIIHQLLAGVHIAAGAEAMALAARAGIPLDVMYDVVTHAAGNSWMFENRMRHVVDGDYTPKSAVDIFVKDLGLVADTARALHFPLPLASTAFTMFTAASNAGYGKEDDSAVIKIFAGIDLPQKKEAL
- the otnK gene encoding 3-oxo-tetronate kinase, with product MLLGVIADDFTGATDIASFLVQNGLPTVQLNGVPQDETQVNAQAAVISLKSRSCPAEQAVELSLQALAWLQKQGCRQFYFKYCSTFDSTAQGNIGPVTDALLTALGENFTVVSPALPVNGRTVYQGHLFVGEQLLSESGMRHHPVTPMTDSNLLRLMESQAAGRCGLVTAAEMDRGAEAVSEKLRQLAQEGVRYAVLDTLNERHLLIQGEALKTMKLVTGGSGLAIGLARQWAQSGARSAEAAGAPQGEKAAVLSGSCSVMTNRQVAHYRERASAQAIDIGRCLEPQARAAYAAELAHWAQHHAGEALAPLIYATAPPEALQQTQRQHGGAASEAVEALFAELVVQLHRLGFSRFIVAGGETSGVVTQALGIRGFHIGPGISPGVPWVRASDRAISLALKSGNFGDEAFFSRAQTEFPV
- a CDS encoding aldolase, yielding MSMTTEQQAREEMVRLGASFFQRGYATGSAGNLSLLLPDGALLATPTGSCLGELQADRLSKVSLNGDWLSGDKPSKEISFHRALYLNNPECKAVVHLHCTYLTALSCLQGLDVDNAIKPFTPYVVMRVGKVPVVPYYRPGDERLAQDLARLAPAHRAFLLANHGPVVTGKDLRAAADNTEEMEDAARLIFTLGDRPIRYLTDDEIAELRS
- the otnI gene encoding 2-oxo-tetronate isomerase, which produces MPKFAANLSMMFNEVPFLERFAAAAEQGFSAVEFLFPYEHPAELLAEKLREHGLQQVLFNTAPGDVAAGEWGLAALPGREQDARADIDRALAYAIALSCPCVHLMAGVVPAGADRQRYLDTFIANARYAADAFAPHGVKVLIEALSPPVKPDYLFASQHQAAEVVTAIERPNVFIQFDFFHAQLVGGNISGLLETLAGRYAHIQIASVPDRHEPDEGELNYPWLFDRLDALGYQGWIGCEYRPRGDTAAGLGWLKPYR